One genomic region from Armatimonadota bacterium encodes:
- the coxB gene encoding cytochrome c oxidase subunit II has product MALGLLVAGAVVATLIARHRWWLPPLASLQGRPVDRLFLVTLAIISAAFMLVQGLLALFVWLYRDRGQRASYWHEHRALELTYTIVPAVVMTGLTVAAAGLWARIHSAPPPGALVVEVRAEQFGWKARYPGPDGRFGRIDPRLFSPRQNPFALDPADPAGQDDLVLDISTSAALHLVVNRPVEVRLRAKDVVHSFFVPAFRVKQDAVPGMVTRTWFTPSRTGTYEIACAELCGPLHYIMRGRIVVQTQEEFDAWLAAQVRP; this is encoded by the coding sequence ATGGCCCTGGGGCTGCTGGTGGCGGGCGCGGTAGTAGCCACGCTGATAGCGCGCCACCGCTGGTGGTTGCCTCCCCTGGCCTCGCTGCAGGGCCGGCCCGTGGACCGGCTGTTCCTGGTCACCCTGGCCATCATCAGCGCCGCCTTCATGCTGGTGCAGGGCCTGCTGGCCCTCTTCGTCTGGCTCTACCGCGACCGGGGTCAGCGGGCCAGCTACTGGCACGAGCACCGGGCGCTGGAGCTGACATACACCATCGTCCCGGCTGTGGTCATGACCGGGCTGACGGTGGCCGCCGCCGGTCTGTGGGCGCGCATCCACAGCGCGCCGCCGCCGGGCGCCCTGGTGGTGGAGGTGCGCGCCGAGCAGTTCGGCTGGAAGGCCCGCTATCCGGGGCCCGACGGCCGCTTTGGTCGCATCGACCCCCGCTTGTTCTCCCCACGGCAAAACCCGTTCGCCCTGGACCCGGCCGACCCGGCGGGGCAGGACGACCTGGTGCTGGACATCAGCACGTCAGCGGCGCTGCACCTGGTGGTGAACCGCCCGGTGGAGGTGCGCCTGCGGGCCAAGGACGTGGTGCATTCCTTTTTCGTCCCCGCCTTCCGCGTCAAGCAGGACGCCGTTCCGGGAATGGTGACCAGAACCTGGTTCACCCCCAGCCGCACGGGGACGTACGAGATCGCCTGCGCCGAGCTGTGCGGGCCGCTGCATTACATCATGCGGGGAAGGATCGTGGTCCAGACGCAGGAGGAGTTCGACGCCTGGCTGGCCGCGCAGGTCCGGCCGTAA
- the proC gene encoding pyrroline-5-carboxylate reductase, whose product MLADLRLAFIGAGVMGEAMIRGLLTRGMVAPQAITASHPRQARLDELAALFGIRTTPDNRAAAAGADIVALCVKPQVLSGVLREMRGAVPAGAFVLSIVAGASIRTLAEGLEHQAIVRCMPNTPAQVGEGMSVWTATPAVTPQQRAQAQAILRALGRELPVAEEVFLDMATAVSGTGPTYVFLVMEALIDAAVHLGFSRADARQLVVQTIRGAATFAEQSRLHPAELRNMVTSPGGTSAAALYQLEKGGLRTVLSKAVWAAYQRSVALGRMGEAASPVEVSLPGEDTQSS is encoded by the coding sequence ATGCTCGCCGATTTGCGACTGGCCTTCATCGGCGCAGGTGTCATGGGCGAGGCCATGATCCGCGGGCTGCTCACCCGGGGAATGGTGGCGCCCCAGGCCATCACCGCCAGCCACCCCCGGCAGGCCCGGCTGGACGAGCTCGCTGCGCTCTTTGGCATTCGCACCACGCCCGACAACCGGGCCGCCGCCGCCGGGGCGGACATCGTCGCCCTGTGCGTCAAGCCCCAGGTGCTCTCCGGTGTGCTGCGGGAGATGCGCGGCGCCGTCCCTGCGGGCGCCTTCGTCCTCTCCATTGTCGCCGGCGCCAGCATCCGTACCCTGGCGGAGGGACTGGAGCACCAGGCGATCGTCCGCTGCATGCCCAACACCCCGGCGCAGGTGGGAGAGGGGATGAGCGTGTGGACGGCAACGCCTGCGGTGACGCCGCAGCAGCGTGCGCAGGCCCAGGCCATCCTCCGGGCCCTGGGGCGGGAACTGCCCGTGGCCGAGGAGGTTTTCCTGGACATGGCCACTGCTGTCAGCGGCACGGGCCCCACCTACGTCTTCCTGGTGATGGAGGCGCTCATCGACGCGGCGGTGCACCTGGGCTTCTCCCGTGCCGATGCACGCCAGCTGGTGGTGCAGACCATCCGCGGTGCGGCCACCTTCGCCGAACAGTCGCGCCTGCACCCGGCGGAGCTGCGGAACATGGTCACCTCTCCCGGCGGCACCAGCGCCGCCGCCCTCTACCAGCTGGAGAAGGGCGGCCTGCGCACCGTGCTCTCCAAGGCGGTGTGGGCGGCCTACCAGCGTTCCGTGGCGCTGGGCCGGATGGGGGAAGCGGCATCGCCCGTGGAGGTCTCCCTGCCCGGGGAGGACACCCAGAGCTCGTAG
- a CDS encoding cyclophilin-like fold protein: MQRPPTTTAATRRIRIRAGQVEATATLGASPTAEAIWEALPLQATANRWGEEIYFEIPVRCAAEPDARDVVQAGEIAYWPPGAAFCIFFGPTPASRGDEIRAASPVNVVGRIEGDPGVFARVRGGTRISLQRES, encoded by the coding sequence ATGCAGCGGCCGCCGACAACGACTGCCGCCACCCGCCGCATCCGCATCCGCGCCGGGCAGGTGGAGGCTACAGCCACCCTGGGCGCCTCGCCCACGGCGGAGGCCATCTGGGAGGCGCTGCCCCTGCAGGCCACGGCCAACCGCTGGGGGGAGGAGATCTACTTTGAGATCCCGGTGCGCTGCGCCGCGGAGCCGGATGCCCGCGACGTGGTCCAGGCGGGCGAGATCGCCTACTGGCCGCCGGGGGCGGCGTTCTGCATCTTCTTCGGCCCCACCCCGGCCAGCCGCGGCGACGAGATCCGCGCAGCCAGCCCGGTGAACGTCGTGGGGCGGATCGAGGGTGATCCGGGAGTGTTTGCGCGCGTGCGCGGCGGCACACGCATATCACTGCAGCGGGAGTCGTAG
- a CDS encoding EamA family transporter, whose protein sequence is MAARRLRPPGPLLVAGAGALWGTIGVAAKSAFRYGISPADVALWRAGGAFALLLATALLVRRDALRIAPGDLPLFALHGAVGVAAFMTVYLTAIRLSTVATAAMLLYTAPAWVALLARLLFHEPLSPRKLAAVTCTVAGSALVVRAYDPAALRLNLPGVLAGLASGLTYALYSIFGKHALRRYAPFTTVLFALGFGAAFLLLALRRWPALPSPQALPGVLYLVVVPTVLAYLLYTAGLGLMEAGRASIVATVEPVVAALLGVALLGELFHQWQWVGGGLILAGVALSQWE, encoded by the coding sequence ATGGCTGCACGAAGACTCCGTCCTCCGGGCCCACTACTGGTGGCCGGCGCGGGAGCACTGTGGGGAACCATCGGCGTCGCCGCCAAGTCCGCCTTCCGCTACGGCATCTCTCCGGCCGACGTGGCTCTGTGGCGGGCGGGCGGAGCGTTTGCCCTCCTCCTGGCCACAGCGCTGCTGGTCCGCCGCGACGCCTTGCGCATCGCCCCCGGCGACCTTCCGCTGTTCGCCCTGCATGGGGCGGTAGGCGTGGCCGCCTTCATGACCGTCTACCTGACGGCGATCCGCCTCTCCACAGTGGCGACGGCGGCGATGCTGCTGTACACCGCCCCGGCGTGGGTGGCGCTGCTGGCCCGGCTACTCTTCCACGAACCGCTGAGCCCTCGCAAGCTGGCCGCGGTGACCTGCACCGTCGCCGGCAGCGCGCTGGTGGTGCGCGCCTACGATCCGGCGGCCCTGAGGCTGAACCTGCCCGGGGTGCTGGCCGGACTTGCGTCGGGGTTGACCTACGCCCTCTACAGCATCTTCGGCAAGCACGCGCTGCGCCGCTATGCGCCGTTCACCACGGTCCTGTTCGCCCTGGGGTTCGGAGCGGCATTCCTCCTGCTGGCACTGCGCCGCTGGCCCGCTCTCCCCTCGCCCCAGGCCCTCCCCGGCGTGCTCTACCTGGTCGTGGTGCCCACGGTACTGGCCTACCTGCTGTACACCGCCGGACTGGGTTTGATGGAGGCGGGCCGGGCCAGCATCGTGGCCACGGTGGAGCCGGTGGTGGCCGCGCTGCTTGGGGTGGCGCTGCTGGGAGAGCTCTTCCACCAGTGGCAGTGGGTCGGCGGGGGTCTGATCCTGGCGGGCGTGGCCCTGAGCCAGTGGGAGTAG
- a CDS encoding glutamine amidotransferase produces MGVDLRICHLYPDLLNLYGDRGNIAVLVRRARWRGIAVEVTEVPAGTPLRAGAHDLYFIGGGEDRQQALAARDLQAGKGEVLREAVEAGAVLLAVCGGYQLMGHFYRPSEGADLPGVGLLDLTTRHPGKGHPRLIGNTVVRWEPPGAGTPSTLVGFENHGGRTRLGPGVRPLGRVVIGGGNNGEDGTEGAVYRNAFGTYLHGPLLSKNPWFADHLIALALRRRHGEVPLVPLDDDLEAAAHHTALRRTR; encoded by the coding sequence GTGGGCGTGGACCTGCGCATCTGCCACCTCTACCCCGACCTGCTGAACCTCTACGGGGATCGGGGAAACATCGCCGTGCTGGTGCGGCGGGCGCGGTGGCGCGGCATCGCCGTGGAGGTGACCGAGGTGCCGGCGGGCACGCCGCTGCGCGCCGGGGCCCACGACCTCTACTTCATCGGCGGGGGAGAGGACCGCCAGCAGGCGCTGGCGGCCCGGGACCTGCAGGCCGGGAAGGGTGAGGTGCTGCGAGAGGCGGTGGAGGCGGGCGCCGTCCTCCTGGCAGTTTGCGGCGGGTACCAGTTGATGGGCCACTTCTACCGCCCCTCGGAGGGCGCGGACCTGCCCGGGGTCGGGCTGCTGGACCTGACCACGCGCCACCCGGGAAAGGGCCATCCGCGCCTGATCGGCAACACCGTCGTCCGCTGGGAACCTCCCGGAGCGGGGACGCCATCCACCCTGGTTGGCTTCGAGAACCACGGCGGACGTACGCGGCTGGGTCCAGGCGTCCGCCCTCTGGGGCGGGTGGTGATAGGAGGTGGCAACAACGGCGAGGACGGCACCGAGGGCGCGGTCTACCGAAACGCCTTCGGTACCTACCTGCACGGACCGCTGCTGTCGAAGAACCCCTGGTTCGCCGACCACCTCATCGCTCTGGCCCTGCGCCGCCGCCACGGGGAGGTGCCGCTTGTCCCCCTGGACGATGATCTGGAGGCGGCGGCCCATCACACCGCGCTGCGGCGGACCCGCTAG